A genomic stretch from Aminobacter aminovorans includes:
- a CDS encoding MBL fold metallo-hydrolase codes for MLTEPFVTDYCRANMWLVRGSECDMLVDTGMGICALEPEIEITQGKPLLAVATHVHLDHVGSLHEFAWRAGPRLEAEFFETMPDEATYANMFRNFPGAVSELPWPGWNSADYAIKPAPLHRLLDEGDVIELGDRRFRVLHLPGHSPGSIGLFDELDGKLFSGDAIHGGLLVDDMPDSDRAAYCATMRRLIALPVRVAHGGHTDSIDGARMREIAEDYLRKNEG; via the coding sequence ATGCTGACAGAGCCATTCGTCACTGACTATTGTCGCGCCAATATGTGGCTGGTGCGAGGCAGCGAGTGCGACATGCTGGTCGATACCGGCATGGGCATCTGTGCGCTCGAGCCCGAAATCGAGATCACGCAGGGCAAGCCGCTGCTCGCCGTCGCAACCCACGTGCATCTCGACCATGTCGGTTCGCTGCACGAATTTGCCTGGCGCGCCGGCCCGCGCCTCGAAGCAGAATTCTTCGAGACGATGCCAGACGAGGCCACCTACGCCAATATGTTCCGCAATTTTCCTGGCGCGGTGTCTGAACTGCCCTGGCCCGGTTGGAACTCCGCCGACTATGCCATCAAGCCTGCGCCACTGCACCGCCTGCTCGACGAAGGCGACGTGATCGAGCTTGGCGACAGGCGCTTCCGTGTCCTGCACCTGCCCGGCCATTCTCCGGGATCGATCGGCCTGTTCGACGAGTTGGACGGCAAGCTGTTTTCGGGTGACGCCATCCATGGCGGACTGCTTGTCGACGACATGCCGGATTCGGATCGCGCCGCCTATTGCGCCACCATGCGGCGCCTCATCGCCCTGCCGGTCCGCGTCGCCCATGGCGGCCACACCGACAGCATCGACGGGGCCAGGATGCGCGAGATTGCCGAGGACTATCTCAGAAAGAACGAAGGGTAG
- a CDS encoding aldehyde dehydrogenase family protein: protein MLRKTDFFIDGKWVAPTVAKELEVINPADEQPFAVISLGSAADVDKAVAAAQRAFPAWSATSREQRLVLLEKLLDAYKRRVRDMAQAISWEMGAPIKLALESQAASGSGHIESFIEVLKSFEFEEPLNAKNPQERIVREPIGVCGLITPWNWPMNQVALKVVPALAAGCTVVLKPSEIAPMSSIVFAEMMEEAGFPAGVFNMVNGDGPTVGEAMSRHPGIDMMSFTGSTRAGVAVTKAAAETVKRVALELGGKSPNIVFDDADLTDAVTRGLAHCFENTGQSCNAPTRMLVQRPVYDKAVDIAAKYAATVKVGNPAEDGDHIGPLSSDVQFDKVQAMIDAGIKEGARVVAGGLGRPEGFNRGYYVRPTVFADANNDMRIAREEIFGPVVAMIPFETEEEAIAIANDTPYGLSAYVQSGDKARAQRVARKLRAGMVQINGTDRPYGSPFGGYKQSGLGREGGKWGLEDFLEVKAISGFEEGLG from the coding sequence ATGCTGCGCAAGACGGATTTCTTCATCGATGGAAAATGGGTCGCGCCAACGGTCGCGAAAGAACTCGAAGTCATCAACCCGGCTGATGAGCAGCCCTTCGCGGTGATCTCGCTGGGTTCCGCTGCCGATGTCGACAAGGCGGTGGCGGCGGCGCAGCGCGCATTTCCGGCGTGGAGTGCGACCAGCCGCGAACAGCGTCTGGTGCTGCTCGAAAAGTTGCTCGACGCCTATAAGAGGCGGGTACGTGACATGGCCCAGGCGATTTCCTGGGAGATGGGCGCGCCGATCAAGCTGGCGTTGGAATCGCAGGCTGCCAGCGGCTCGGGCCACATCGAGAGCTTCATCGAAGTGCTGAAAAGCTTCGAGTTCGAGGAACCGCTCAATGCGAAGAACCCGCAGGAGCGCATCGTGCGCGAGCCGATCGGCGTGTGCGGGCTGATCACGCCCTGGAACTGGCCGATGAACCAAGTGGCGCTTAAGGTCGTGCCGGCGCTGGCAGCCGGCTGCACGGTGGTGCTGAAGCCGTCGGAAATCGCGCCGATGTCGTCGATCGTGTTTGCCGAGATGATGGAGGAAGCAGGCTTCCCGGCCGGGGTGTTCAACATGGTCAATGGTGACGGGCCGACCGTCGGCGAGGCGATGTCGCGTCACCCCGGCATCGACATGATGTCGTTCACCGGCTCGACGCGGGCTGGGGTGGCGGTCACCAAGGCCGCAGCCGAGACGGTCAAGCGCGTGGCGCTGGAGCTGGGTGGCAAGTCGCCCAACATCGTCTTCGACGACGCCGACCTGACCGACGCGGTTACGCGCGGGCTGGCGCATTGCTTTGAGAACACCGGCCAGTCCTGCAACGCGCCGACGCGCATGCTGGTGCAGCGCCCGGTCTACGACAAGGCGGTCGACATCGCGGCGAAGTATGCCGCCACCGTCAAAGTCGGCAACCCGGCCGAGGATGGCGACCATATCGGCCCGTTGTCGTCGGACGTGCAGTTCGACAAGGTGCAAGCCATGATCGACGCCGGCATCAAGGAAGGCGCGCGTGTGGTTGCCGGCGGGCTCGGCCGACCCGAGGGCTTCAACCGCGGCTACTATGTGCGTCCGACGGTTTTCGCCGACGCCAATAACGACATGCGCATCGCCCGCGAGGAGATCTTCGGGCCGGTGGTGGCGATGATCCCGTTCGAAACGGAAGAAGAAGCGATCGCCATTGCCAACGACACGCCCTACGGCCTGTCGGCCTATGTGCAATCAGGCGACAAGGCCCGCGCCCAGCGCGTGGCGCGCAAGCTCCGCGCCGGCATGGTGCAGATCAACGGCACCGACCGTCCCTATGGCAGCCCCTTCGGCGGCTACAAGCAGTCGGGCCTCGGCCGCGAGGGCGGCAAATGGGGTCTCGAGGATTTTCTCGAGGTAAAGGCGATCAGCGGCTTCGAGGAAGGGCTGGGCTGA
- a CDS encoding TCR/Tet family MFS transporter encodes MSITGSRRQAAIAFIFVTAVLDIVAMGIIIPVLPSLIEEFAGSNADAGWINGVFIALWAFMQFVCSPIIGSLSDRYGRRPVILLSTAGLAADYVLMALAPNLWWLALGRIVAGITSSSFTTVFAYMADITPPEGRARAYGLIGAAFSAGFVAGPLMGGFLGEISPRAPFWVAAAMSGLAFLYGAFVLPESLPREKRMSFSWRRANPFGAMMLLRSHPELTGLAAVTFVLHFAHHVFSAVFVLYAAYRYNWHAWEVGTLLAMVGVLDMIVQGLIVGPAVKRFGDRTTMVFGLFAGAFGIACMGLAPSGFWFSLAIIPNALWGLAMPTTQSLMTQRVSEFEQGQLQGANMSVASIAGVASPLFFGAVYAWTVRDGTLMPYPGLAFYLAAVVLFGAALLGWVVARKADRADAAEKVA; translated from the coding sequence ATGTCCATAACAGGTTCGCGGCGCCAGGCGGCAATCGCCTTCATCTTCGTCACCGCCGTTCTCGACATCGTCGCCATGGGCATCATCATTCCGGTGCTGCCTTCGCTGATCGAGGAGTTCGCCGGTTCCAACGCCGATGCCGGCTGGATCAACGGCGTCTTCATCGCGCTGTGGGCCTTCATGCAGTTCGTCTGCTCGCCGATCATCGGTTCGCTGTCGGACCGTTATGGGCGCCGTCCCGTTATCTTGTTGTCGACGGCGGGCCTTGCCGCCGACTACGTGCTGATGGCGCTGGCGCCGAACCTGTGGTGGCTGGCGCTCGGCCGCATCGTCGCCGGTATCACCTCGTCGAGCTTCACCACCGTCTTCGCCTACATGGCCGACATCACCCCGCCCGAAGGCCGCGCCCGTGCCTACGGCCTGATCGGCGCTGCCTTCAGCGCCGGTTTCGTCGCCGGTCCGCTGATGGGCGGCTTCCTCGGCGAGATTTCGCCACGCGCCCCCTTCTGGGTGGCGGCGGCAATGAGCGGCCTCGCCTTCCTCTATGGCGCCTTCGTCCTGCCGGAATCGCTGCCGCGGGAAAAGCGCATGTCGTTTTCCTGGCGCCGCGCCAATCCGTTCGGCGCCATGATGCTGCTGCGTTCGCATCCTGAGCTGACAGGGCTCGCCGCGGTGACCTTCGTGCTGCATTTCGCCCATCATGTCTTTTCGGCGGTGTTCGTGCTCTATGCCGCCTACCGCTACAATTGGCATGCCTGGGAGGTCGGCACGCTGCTGGCGATGGTCGGCGTGCTCGACATGATCGTCCAGGGTCTGATCGTTGGCCCTGCCGTCAAGCGCTTCGGCGACCGCACAACCATGGTGTTCGGCCTGTTTGCCGGTGCCTTCGGCATCGCCTGCATGGGCCTCGCGCCCTCGGGCTTCTGGTTTTCGCTGGCGATCATCCCGAACGCGCTCTGGGGTCTCGCCATGCCGACGACGCAGTCGTTGATGACCCAGCGCGTTTCGGAATTTGAGCAAGGCCAGCTGCAGGGTGCCAACATGAGCGTGGCGAGCATCGCCGGCGTCGCTTCGCCGCTGTTCTTCGGTGCGGTCTATGCCTGGACGGTGCGCGACGGCACGCTGATGCCTTACCCCGGCCTCGCCTTCTATCTCGCGGCCGTCGTCCTGTTCGGCGCGGCTCTGCTGGGCTGGGTGGTGGCGCGCAAGGCAGACCGAGCCGACGCCGCCGAGAAGGTCGCCTGA
- a CDS encoding diphosphate--fructose-6-phosphate 1-phosphotransferase → MPSTFVIAQGGGPTAVINQTMAGAVLEIRRRHPKARVLGSRHGVRGIRDGDYVDLTDIAEEQLLRIAATPGAALGSTRDKPDAAYCDLVLEGLKKADARAFIYIGGNDTAGTQQILTDAAQGSIAFVHAPKTIDNDLEENDHTPGFISAAEFVAGAFLSVDLDFRALPGIYVGIVMGRHAGFLTAAAAAWRDEDTDGPHLIYVPERAFSVPRFIDEVKETLARHRRCVVAVSEGVSTADGKALVESIVPADKLERDAHGNIKLSGSDLSRAFENALAEGLPGKRARVDALGYMPRGYIGAVNAVDAQEAFDAGVFAIDAADKGGGSVALKYEGGKTVLKLVPLANVAGKTRHMPDDYMLPDVNHLSEKGMDYLRRLVPGRFKIGRPFV, encoded by the coding sequence ATGCCCTCGACATTCGTGATTGCGCAAGGCGGCGGACCGACCGCCGTGATAAACCAGACGATGGCGGGCGCCGTGCTCGAAATTCGCCGTCGCCATCCCAAGGCGCGGGTCTTGGGCTCCCGGCACGGGGTGCGCGGCATCCGCGACGGCGACTATGTCGACCTGACCGATATTGCCGAAGAGCAACTGCTGCGCATTGCAGCGACCCCGGGCGCAGCGCTTGGCAGCACGCGTGACAAGCCCGATGCCGCCTATTGCGATCTGGTGCTCGAAGGCCTGAAGAAGGCGGACGCGCGCGCCTTCATCTATATCGGCGGCAACGACACCGCCGGCACCCAGCAGATCCTGACCGACGCGGCCCAGGGCAGCATCGCTTTCGTGCATGCCCCCAAGACCATCGACAACGACCTCGAAGAAAACGACCACACGCCGGGCTTCATCTCGGCGGCGGAGTTCGTCGCTGGCGCTTTCCTCAGTGTCGATCTCGACTTCCGCGCTTTGCCCGGCATCTATGTCGGCATCGTCATGGGCCGCCACGCCGGCTTCCTGACCGCCGCAGCCGCGGCATGGCGTGACGAAGACACCGATGGGCCGCACCTGATCTACGTCCCGGAGCGCGCCTTTTCGGTGCCGCGCTTCATCGACGAGGTGAAGGAGACGCTTGCCCGCCATCGTCGTTGCGTCGTTGCGGTTTCCGAAGGCGTCAGCACCGCCGACGGCAAGGCGCTGGTCGAGAGCATCGTGCCCGCCGACAAGCTGGAGCGCGACGCGCATGGCAACATCAAGCTTTCGGGCAGCGATCTGAGCCGCGCCTTCGAGAACGCGCTCGCCGAAGGCCTGCCGGGCAAGCGTGCCCGTGTTGATGCCCTCGGCTACATGCCGCGCGGCTATATCGGCGCGGTCAATGCCGTCGACGCGCAGGAGGCCTTCGACGCCGGCGTCTTCGCCATCGACGCGGCCGACAAGGGCGGCGGCTCGGTGGCGCTGAAATATGAAGGCGGCAAGACCGTGTTGAAGCTGGTGCCGCTGGCCAACGTCGCCGGCAAGACCCGGCACATGCCCGACGACTATATGTTACCAGACGTCAATCACCTGTCCGAAAAGGGCATGGACTATCTCAGGCGCTTGGTACCCGGCCGCTTCAAGATCGGCAGGCCGTTCGTGTGA
- a CDS encoding L,D-transpeptidase, producing MSKSPAPTDLSKLASRRNVLFGLGAAGLVAGCSRAMDFEMPAMGLDNMATGSVRPQISVDKQVTSPNLMYASFTDEGYQLPEIPFAKVDPKFRRQIVVDPTGEAPGTIVVRLQERFLYFVQPGGDAIRYGVGIGRDGFLWNGRANIQYGKKWPTWTPPREMIARKPELVKWAGGQPGGLDNPLGARALYIFKDGKDTGYRVHGSPEWWTIGQAMSSGCVRMINQDVIDLYSRVNGKTPIVVG from the coding sequence GTGTCAAAATCGCCTGCCCCGACCGACCTTTCGAAACTTGCATCGCGCCGCAACGTGCTGTTCGGCCTAGGTGCCGCCGGCCTTGTCGCCGGCTGCAGCCGCGCCATGGACTTCGAAATGCCGGCGATGGGTCTCGACAACATGGCCACCGGCTCGGTCCGCCCGCAGATCAGCGTCGACAAGCAGGTCACCAGCCCCAATCTGATGTACGCATCCTTCACCGACGAAGGCTATCAGCTACCGGAAATCCCATTCGCCAAGGTCGATCCGAAATTCCGCCGCCAGATCGTCGTCGATCCGACCGGCGAAGCGCCCGGCACCATCGTCGTCAGGCTGCAGGAGCGCTTCCTCTATTTCGTCCAGCCGGGCGGCGACGCCATCCGCTACGGCGTCGGTATAGGCCGCGACGGCTTCCTGTGGAATGGCCGTGCCAACATCCAGTATGGCAAGAAATGGCCGACCTGGACGCCGCCGCGCGAGATGATCGCGCGCAAGCCGGAGCTCGTGAAATGGGCAGGCGGCCAGCCAGGCGGCCTCGACAATCCGCTCGGCGCGCGTGCGCTCTACATCTTCAAGGACGGTAAGGACACCGGCTACCGTGTCCATGGCTCGCCCGAATGGTGGACCATCGGCCAGGCAATGTCGTCGGGCTGCGTCCGCATGATCAACCAGGACGTCATCGACTTGTACAGCCGCGTCAACGGCAAGACACCCATCGTCGTCGGCTGA